The genomic region TGTCGATGATAAGGTGATTGCGCGCGGGGAAGTGGTGATTGTCGATGGGAACTTTGGAATCCAAATCACAGATATAGGCTCGCGCAAAGAGCGCTTAGAGCAACTTCGAGGAAGTTAAATAGAAATTTTATGCCACATTTTTATGCTACAAAATCTTTAGATTCTGAAATCTTGCCCTTTCAAAGCGGGGAGTTTGAATTTCTCCTTTGCGCTACAAACTGCCTTTTTGAAGAAAGCTCGCTTGTTTTGGTGCGCTACAAAAACAAAGAGGAATTTTTTATCAGAATCTTATCCAAACAAAAAGACACATTAAAAAGAAAAGACGCGTTGAAGCAAAAGGATACACCCTCTTGCGCGCGCTATTTGTATAAATGCCACAAATATGCTACTCCAACGCCCATTGGCATTGCAAAAGATGCCCTGCAAATCCTTAGTGTAAAGTTAGATTCTACAATTTCGCATAATCTCTCGCCAAACACACCCGCACAAAGCACACAAAGTGAGTTTTTGCTTACACCCCAGCAAGTTTTCGCCTTTTTGCAAGATTCTAAAAATGTAGAAAATCTAAGCCTTGAAATTGGCTTTGGCAGTGGCAGACATTTGCTAAATCTCGCTACAAATGCGCAAAAAGAAAAAAGCAACGCGCGCTTTTTGGGGCTTGAGATTTATAAGCCCGCCATTGAGCAAGCCCTGCGTCAAATAAAACTTCTCAATTTAGAGAATCTCTATATTTCAAATCTCGATGTGCGTCTGCTTTTGGAGCTTATGCCACAAGATTCTTTAAGTGTTATTTACTTGCATTTCCCTGTGCCGTGGGGTAAAAAACCTCATCGCCGTGTTTTTAGTAAAACCTTCTTGCATCACGCACTGCGGGCGCTAAAAATGGGTGGATTCTTACATTTACGCACTGATGATGAGGGGTATTTTGAAGATTCTTTGAATATTCTAAAAAGCACGCATACCAAATATCGTGTGGAAAAAAATGCAAGCCTTAGTGTGGTGAGTAAATATGAAGCGCGCTGGCGAAGGCAGCAAAAAGATATTTATGATGTTTTTGTGTATAAAAATGTGCTAAGTCAAACGCCCGCGCAAACAAGTGGGGATTTTCACTTCACCAAAGCCCAACAAAGTGTGTTTTACAAAAAAGCGCAATTTTTTGCAAAAAATCCACAAAATTTACCAAAAGTGTTAAAAAAGGATTGCTTTTTGCATATTAATAGCATATACAAAAACAAAGATTGTTTTATTGTGAGTGTGAGTTTTGGGGATTTTTACCAACCTCAAAATAGTTTTGTTTTGATTCAAAATCACACAGCGCGCTATGTTGGCAAGGATTTGCTCCCTACAAATGCCGCGTTGAACGCACATAAGCTGCTTTGTGAAATCCTAACTTCAAAGGAAGAATTGTGAGCACAATCATAGAAGCAAAGAATCTGAACTTGGGCTACAAAAATGATGAAAATGTCATAAAAAATGCAAGTTTTAGTATTAATGCAAAAGAATTTGTTTTCATCACCGGGGCGAGTGGTAGCGGGAAAAGCACGATTTTAAGCTCGCTTTATGGGCATTTGCCTGTCAAAGGTGGCTCGTTAGAGGTCTATGGTATCAATATGCCTCGCGCTTCAAAGGCAAGGATTCACTATTTGCGCCAAAATATAGGCATTGTCTTTCAGGACTATAAACTTGTGAAAGAATGGAATATCGAAAAAAATGTTATGCTTCCTATGGTGATAAATGGCTATAAGAAAGAAATTTGTAAATCTCAAGTTGAGCGCCTTTTGGTGCATATCAAGCTTTCGCATAAGGCAAATAAATTCCCCTTAGAGCTTAGTGGTGGGGAACAGCAACGCGTAGCAATGGCGCGCGCACTCGCGCATAATCCTGCTATTATCCTAGCAGATGAGCCAACAGGGAATCTTGATGATTACTCAAGCGAGCTTATTTGGGGGCTTTTAAAAGGCGTGAATGAACAGCTTGGCATAACCGTGGTTGTAGTGACGCACCGCCTGCCAGAGCGCTTAAATGTTAATTACAGACGCTTACACATTGAAGAAGGGGTAGTATATGAATTCTCTTAAAAGACATCTTGCCTTAATCATTCCATTGCTCGCGCTACTTTTTGGGTTGGAGAGCATTTTACTTGTCAATCGCGCAATTGCCACACACGAGCAAAAACTCGCAGAGAGCTATTCTATCGTTATTGCTTCAAAAGAAGTGCTTACCTTACAAAAAGTGCAAAGCTTTATACGAGAAGCAAGTGAGCTTACGCCAACGGCTACAGATTCTCTAATGAATGATTTACGCAAAGATCTTAGCAAAGAAAGCGTGGAATCTATCCAAAAAGAATTGCCCTATTTTTATAAACTGCGCCTATCCGTTTTCCCAGACCAAGAGCGTTTGGATAAAATCCGCTCGACTTTGCTTAAGCTTAATGGCGTGCTAAAGGTTGAAGCCTTTGTGAAATCGCATTCTCAAGTGTATAAACTTTTGCTTATTATCAAAGGCTCGGTGGTGATTTTCTCTGTGCTCATTGCGCTTTTAAGTGCGCTTTTAATGGTGAAGCAAATTGAGGTGTGGAAATTTGAGCATAGTGAAAGAATGGAGATTATGAGCTTTTTAGGCGCGCCTTCTTGGATGCGTAATAGCATACTTTTTAAGCTTGCGATTATAGATTCTTTTGTCGCCACAGCACTAAGTGTTATCGCGCTACTTTATTTCAAAGACAGCGCGCTTGCCCTAAATATCGCCGAAGCGCTAGAAGTGACTTCAGAGATTGTGAAAGTGTGGAGTGATTTATTTGTTTTACTTTTCTCTTCTATTGTGATTTCGCTTGTATCTGTGGCATTTGTGATTTTAAAGCAAAAAGATTTGTAATGCGCGCTTTTAGTAGGCTTTTTTTCTGTGTTTTTTTTGCGACAAATGTTTTTGCAAATATCGAGCAAGACATTTCACTAAACACCCAAAAGCTTGCGCAAAACAACAAGGAAAAAACCCAACTTAGCCAAAAGCTAGAAGTACTTGGAAAAAATATTCAAGCTAAAAATAATGAGGTGATAAGGCTAGATTCTCAAATTGAAAGCTTGCAGAAAGAAATTAACCAAAATAAAAATAAATATTCCGCACAAGAGCAAGCCTTGCAGGAAAATCAAAAGCGCCACAAACAGCTTTTAGAGCGACAAAGTGCGCTAGAAAATGAGATTCTTACACTTTTTTCACAAGGGCTGGCATTTTATATGCTTAGCGAACATATAGAATCCCCCGAAGATGTGCTTTCCCGCGAGGCATATATGATACTTTTTGCTAACACAAAAAAGCGCATAAAAACGCTCAATACGCAAAAACAAAAATTAAGCAATGATATTATTGCGGTTTCAAAAAATATCACGCAGATTCAAAACTCAATCGATGAAAGCACGAAGAAAAAAAATGAGCTAGAATCTGCTAAGACGAAGCAAGAGCAGGTCCTTCTTTCCATGCAAGGCGAGCTAAAAATTTATAATCAAAAATTACAAGAAATCAACAATGAGCGCAAGAATCTAGATTCTATTTTAAACAATCTCAAAATCACACAAGCACAGAATCAGAAAAAAATCGAGGAAAAAATCAAAAAAGAAGAAGAGGATAATGCCAAAAAGCCACAACAAAAGCGCACAATCACTGCGGATAAAAATATAAAAATCGCTTCAAGCGCGTATAAAGATATTTCTACTATCGCTTATAAAGGTGCAAAGACTATCGCGCCGCTAGATTCTTTTATGGTGGAGCAGAAGTTTGGTCCGACATTTGACCCGGTGTATAAGATGAAATTTTTTTATGAAAATGTGATTCTTGTGCCAAAAAAGAGAAATGCTGATGTTAAAAGCGTGTTGGACGGCAGGATTGTCTTTGCAAAAGAAAATCCTGTGATTAAAAAAGTCATCATTATTGAGCATACAAATTCGCTCTACACCGTATATGCGTATTTGGATAAGATTTCTGCGACAATCAAACCCGGTGTGCATATCAAAAAGGGTTACATTATAGGAAAAGTCAATGAAAAGCTAAGTTTTGAAGTAACCCAAAAAGACAAGCATATCGATCCACTTCAGCTTATTAAAGTTAATTAAGAGATTTTAAAAAAGTTTTATTTAGTCGATACTGCACGCTACAATCCTTTTAGTTTAAGTTTCAAGGAGGAAGCTAGAGATGAGTATTGTTACAAATGATTTACAGGTGGCACAGCATCGTCTTGTTGATATGGTTAAATCTATGCCGCAGGTTTCAAATAAAGAGGCGCAAAAACTACAAAGTGCGCAAGAAATTGTAGATGATCAATCAGCCAAAGAAAGCAAAAAACAGCTAGAAAATGAGCTAGTCGAGCTAAGCAAAAAGCTCAATGACGAAATGAAGCGCATTGGCACGAGCATCAGCTTTGCGTATAATGAAACTTTGCCCGGGCTTACGGTTACGGTGAAGGAATATGGCGGGGAAAAGATTATCCGTGAAATTCCTAGTCAGGAGGCGATTGAGCTTATGAAGCGTATGCGGGAAGTAGTTGGCGTTATCTTTGATAAAAAAGGTTAGGCAAGATTCTTAAAATAATTCTTTATTAAAGAAGGCATACAAAGATGGCACTAGGAAAACTTAGCTCTCTAGGCATTGGGAGCAATGTTCTTAACTACGACACGATTGAAAAATTGCGCAAAGCTGATGAGGCTTCACAAATCAAGCCACTTGAAAAAAAGATGGAAAAAAACCTCGAAAAGCAAACCGAGCTTGTGGAGCTTACAAGCGCTGTGCGAGAAATCAAATCTTACACAAGCAAGCTCGCAGATTATTCTACTTATTTGGGACGTTCAAGCAATGTCGTAGGAGATGCGCTCAAAGCCACAATCACTGCTGGCGTGCCGGTGCAAGATATTAAGCTTGATATAGAATCCATCGCAAAATCTGATATAAACGAAGTTGGCGCGAAGTTTGCGGAAAGAGATTCTGTCTTTACACAAAAAGACGCAACGCTTAATTTTTTCACAAAAGGCAAGTTTTACGAGATTGAGATAAAAGCGGGAATGGCACTTGATGAGGTCGCTCAGCTTATCACTGATAAGACGGGTGGCGAAGTGATTGGCACGGTTATGAAAACCGGTGGGAGCAATCCCTATCAACTAATGATAAACTCCGGAGAAACCGGCGAATCAAATAGAATCTACTTTGGCGCACTCATCAATGGCGATACAATCAAAAAAGGCGCGCTAGATATTAAAGATGATGACTTTAGCATAACGCTTGCCACAGCAAAAGGTGTGAGCAAAACACTAAATATCAGCCTAAAAACCGGCACAGATTCTAAAACAAGCGATAACGCAGTCGCGCTCAAAGAAGCGATACTCAAAGCCATAGAGGCAGATTCTGATTTTGAAGGTTTGCTAGAAAATGGGGATATTAATATCGGGCTTGGGGCAAAGGGAGATTCTCTTATCATCAACGACAGGAGGGGGAATGAAGTCCAAGTAGGTGGCGCAAAAGCGAGGGAGCTAGGCTTTAAATCTACAACAAGCAAGGATAATCTTGAAAATAAAGATTTAGTCACCACAAAACCCATTCAAGCAGGTTTGCTAAAAGGCACAATTACTATTGGTTCTGTCCCACTTGATCTCGCAACGATTACAAAGAAAAATAACACCTCTTATGATAATGCCAAGGCTATTGCAGCAGCGATTGATAATATCGCAGGATTGCATTCAAGTGCAACGCAAGATGGCAAGGTGATTATCAACTCTGATACAGGTGAAGTCTCTATTGTGCCAGCAAATGACAGCGCGAGCAAAGAGATGCTAGAATCTTGGGGCGTGAGCAGTGGCTCAAGTATGGATTATATTAAGACGCAAAGCGATCTTTTTAAGATTAAAAATATACAATCCGCGCAAGATGCGGAGTTTAGCTACAACGGCATTAAAATGCGCCGTCCAAGCAATAATGTTGATGATGTGGCAAGTGGGATTACGCTTGAGTTACTTTCTACCACAGAGCCGGGCAAGCCAGCGATTGTTAATGTTACGCGCGATGATGAGGCGATTATTGAAAGCCTTACAAAATTTGTAGAATCTTACAATGCGCTTAGTATGAAAGTCGATGAACTTACACGTTTTGATGAAGATTCTAAAATCGCGGGTGTGTTTAATGGCGATAGTGATGTGCGTATGATACGTCCAACGCTTAATAAGATTTTTTCCTACACGATGGGTGCGGGGATTGAGCGACAATCGCTTGTCAAATATGGTATAAGTATCAATGAAAAGGGCGTTATGTCGCTTGATACCTCGACTTTACGCAATGCGCTAAATAGCGACCCAGAGGGCGCAAAAGAGTTTTTTCAAGGCAAAATAACGACAAGGGAATTTCGAGAAATTGAAGTTGATGGCGTTTTTAAAATGCTTGATAAAGAACTTGCAAAATTGGTCGATGGTAGCAACTCAAGATTGAAATTGCTCGAAGAAAGTCTTACGAGAGAAGATAAAAAACTCAAGGAAGATAGAAATAAGGCAAATGCTATGCTTGATACGCGTTATGACTTGATGGCGCAACGTTTTGTGGCTTATGACGGGCAGATTTCAAGAACAAATAATTCTTTCAATAGCGTGCAGATGATGATTGATCAATCTGTGGCAAATAACAAAAAATAAGGGGACACAATGAGAAGCACCAACGCCTACAATCTGTATCAACAAAATGCTGTAATGGTAGAATCTCCGGTTAAACTTGTGGAGATGTTGTATGAGGGGATTTTGCGTTTTTGTGCGCAGGCAAAGCGCTATATGGAAGCAGGTGATATTGAGAAAAAAATCTATTATATCAACCGCACGACTGATATTTTCACAGAGTTGCTAAATACCCTTGATTATGAAAAAGGTGGCGATGTAGCTGCGTATCTCACAGGGCTTTACACTCATCAGATTAAACTTCTCACACAAGCAAATGTCACTAATGATACAAGCAAAATTGATATTGTTATAAATGTCGCAAGAGGCTTGCTTGAAGCGTGGCGCGAAGTTAATGCGCAAGAGCTTTTGCATATGGATTAGCTTTTGAATTTGCAAACTACGCATTGGCTTGACGAGCTCAAAATCGCGCTTTTGCAAAAGGACGAAAAACGTGCCTTTGAGCTTTCAGTCAATCTCCCAGATGACCTCTCACAAACACCTTTAGAATCTAAGCTCCAAGCAAGGGAGTTGCTTTCTCAAGTTATCCAGCTTTTAGAGCAAAAAAAACAAGAAAGCAGACACACAATGGAGCAAATCCGCGCCGTGCAAGCGTTTTTACAAAACTAATACGCTTAAGAATCTTTAAGAATCCGCAATCAAAACTTGCCAAAAATTCACCAAAATATCAAAAATATCAAAGGCTTTGACTTCTAAATTAAGCTCTAAAGCACTTGCGATTTCTACGCTACCCCCGCCCATAAATGGCGAAACAAGCCTTGTTGTATCATTAGGAAAATGTTCTAGGATTAACCCAACCGCTAGACTTTTGCCTCCACCATAGCGCAAGGGGCTTTTGGTGTAACGTTTGTAATGTAAATTTTTAGCTTTAAGATTCTGTAAAAAATGCTCTTTAAAAGTAAAATTTGCTTTTGTAGATTTTTCTTGCTGTAATTCTCTTAAATCAAATAAAGAATGCTGCTGTGTCAATGGATTACCTTAAAATTGTTTTAAAAAATTTATTTATTTTGTAGTTGTTCTCTTGAATATGAAAGAGCAATTGAAAACGCATAGTGCAGTGGGTATTAGATTCTTTAAAATTTTTTTTGATGATTTCTTTGATTTTAGTAACATTATTGGTATATCCATTGGATTAATTTTATTTGTTGCTGTGGAAATGTGAGAATCTAGCAAAAAAGTTATTGAAATATTATTATAATGATTTTATCTCATTAGATTCTCTTAATATCCCCATCGCATATGTGGCAATTTCGTAAGGTGGAATAAGGTTGATTGAAAAATCATCTTTTTTGTAGCGCGCGTTTGTGTTTGCGCTTAAGGCAAGATTGCGCGCACCGATGAGCTTAAAGCGCTCCTGTGGTGTGTTGCCAAAAAGCGTTATTGAATCGCGTCCAAGCGCCCACGCAAGGTGTGTGATGCCCGTATCTCCCCCGATGAGCAAATCCGCCTTTGATACCAGTGCCTTAATACAATCAAGATTAAGCCCGCAAAGTGGCGTAAGCGTGAGCTTAGAAGCACCCATCGCATTTGCATTGTGAGCCTTACTGAGCGCCATTATTTCGCGCGCCTTGCTAGTGTTTGTGTGGGAAAGCAAAATAATTTGTGCGCCCTCATCAAAACATTCATTAAGTCTCTTATTGAAACCCTCATCGAAACCGCTTGTATCGCCACCATTAACTCCGCTATGAGCATCGCTACCCCCACAAAATCGCTCATCTAATAAATCGATAAGCTCGCTAAACCGCGCAATTCCATAGGTTTTTGAAGGGATTGATGCTTCAAGCACAAAGATGATAAGCCTTTTATTTGGTTCTAAAATTCGCTCCACAAACACACCCGCTTCAGCGCTATAAGCAAAGCCTCGCGCGCGCTTATAAAGCATTGTTTCTAGCAGCTTTTGAGAATCCTCGCCCTTTAATTGCGTGCAAAAATCCCACGCTTTTCTAATCCCAGATTCTGCCAAAG from Helicobacter himalayensis harbors:
- the trmB gene encoding tRNA (guanosine(46)-N7)-methyltransferase TrmB yields the protein MPHFYATKSLDSEILPFQSGEFEFLLCATNCLFEESSLVLVRYKNKEEFFIRILSKQKDTLKRKDALKQKDTPSCARYLYKCHKYATPTPIGIAKDALQILSVKLDSTISHNLSPNTPAQSTQSEFLLTPQQVFAFLQDSKNVENLSLEIGFGSGRHLLNLATNAQKEKSNARFLGLEIYKPAIEQALRQIKLLNLENLYISNLDVRLLLELMPQDSLSVIYLHFPVPWGKKPHRRVFSKTFLHHALRALKMGGFLHLRTDDEGYFEDSLNILKSTHTKYRVEKNASLSVVSKYEARWRRQQKDIYDVFVYKNVLSQTPAQTSGDFHFTKAQQSVFYKKAQFFAKNPQNLPKVLKKDCFLHINSIYKNKDCFIVSVSFGDFYQPQNSFVLIQNHTARYVGKDLLPTNAALNAHKLLCEILTSKEEL
- a CDS encoding cell division ATP-binding protein FtsE produces the protein MSTIIEAKNLNLGYKNDENVIKNASFSINAKEFVFITGASGSGKSTILSSLYGHLPVKGGSLEVYGINMPRASKARIHYLRQNIGIVFQDYKLVKEWNIEKNVMLPMVINGYKKEICKSQVERLLVHIKLSHKANKFPLELSGGEQQRVAMARALAHNPAIILADEPTGNLDDYSSELIWGLLKGVNEQLGITVVVVTHRLPERLNVNYRRLHIEEGVVYEFS
- a CDS encoding FtsX-like permease family protein, with product MNSLKRHLALIIPLLALLFGLESILLVNRAIATHEQKLAESYSIVIASKEVLTLQKVQSFIREASELTPTATDSLMNDLRKDLSKESVESIQKELPYFYKLRLSVFPDQERLDKIRSTLLKLNGVLKVEAFVKSHSQVYKLLLIIKGSVVIFSVLIALLSALLMVKQIEVWKFEHSERMEIMSFLGAPSWMRNSILFKLAIIDSFVATALSVIALLYFKDSALALNIAEALEVTSEIVKVWSDLFVLLFSSIVISLVSVAFVILKQKDL
- a CDS encoding murein hydrolase activator EnvC family protein, translated to MRAFSRLFFCVFFATNVFANIEQDISLNTQKLAQNNKEKTQLSQKLEVLGKNIQAKNNEVIRLDSQIESLQKEINQNKNKYSAQEQALQENQKRHKQLLERQSALENEILTLFSQGLAFYMLSEHIESPEDVLSREAYMILFANTKKRIKTLNTQKQKLSNDIIAVSKNITQIQNSIDESTKKKNELESAKTKQEQVLLSMQGELKIYNQKLQEINNERKNLDSILNNLKITQAQNQKKIEEKIKKEEEDNAKKPQQKRTITADKNIKIASSAYKDISTIAYKGAKTIAPLDSFMVEQKFGPTFDPVYKMKFFYENVILVPKKRNADVKSVLDGRIVFAKENPVIKKVIIIEHTNSLYTVYAYLDKISATIKPGVHIKKGYIIGKVNEKLSFEVTQKDKHIDPLQLIKVN
- a CDS encoding FlaG family protein, encoding MSIVTNDLQVAQHRLVDMVKSMPQVSNKEAQKLQSAQEIVDDQSAKESKKQLENELVELSKKLNDEMKRIGTSISFAYNETLPGLTVTVKEYGGEKIIREIPSQEAIELMKRMREVVGVIFDKKG
- the fliD gene encoding flagellar filament capping protein FliD encodes the protein MALGKLSSLGIGSNVLNYDTIEKLRKADEASQIKPLEKKMEKNLEKQTELVELTSAVREIKSYTSKLADYSTYLGRSSNVVGDALKATITAGVPVQDIKLDIESIAKSDINEVGAKFAERDSVFTQKDATLNFFTKGKFYEIEIKAGMALDEVAQLITDKTGGEVIGTVMKTGGSNPYQLMINSGETGESNRIYFGALINGDTIKKGALDIKDDDFSITLATAKGVSKTLNISLKTGTDSKTSDNAVALKEAILKAIEADSDFEGLLENGDINIGLGAKGDSLIINDRRGNEVQVGGAKARELGFKSTTSKDNLENKDLVTTKPIQAGLLKGTITIGSVPLDLATITKKNNTSYDNAKAIAAAIDNIAGLHSSATQDGKVIINSDTGEVSIVPANDSASKEMLESWGVSSGSSMDYIKTQSDLFKIKNIQSAQDAEFSYNGIKMRRPSNNVDDVASGITLELLSTTEPGKPAIVNVTRDDEAIIESLTKFVESYNALSMKVDELTRFDEDSKIAGVFNGDSDVRMIRPTLNKIFSYTMGAGIERQSLVKYGISINEKGVMSLDTSTLRNALNSDPEGAKEFFQGKITTREFREIEVDGVFKMLDKELAKLVDGSNSRLKLLEESLTREDKKLKEDRNKANAMLDTRYDLMAQRFVAYDGQISRTNNSFNSVQMMIDQSVANNKK
- the fliS gene encoding flagellar export chaperone FliS produces the protein MRSTNAYNLYQQNAVMVESPVKLVEMLYEGILRFCAQAKRYMEAGDIEKKIYYINRTTDIFTELLNTLDYEKGGDVAAYLTGLYTHQIKLLTQANVTNDTSKIDIVINVARGLLEAWREVNAQELLHMD
- a CDS encoding glycosyltransferase family 9 protein, which gives rise to MLKIGIVRLSALGDCIVSVAFLAYLRETLESSGQKVYITWFVDSRFAGILQDSPLIDRLEVVKLKNTNLCQKFALRKHLRALEKFDIVLDMQGLLKSAFLGAMLKKRKFIGFGFTSAKESLSALFYTRRVKIDYEENILKRNGLLILETLAESGIRKAWDFCTQLKGEDSQKLLETMLYKRARGFAYSAEAGVFVERILEPNKRLIIFVLEASIPSKTYGIARFSELIDLLDERFCGGSDAHSGVNGGDTSGFDEGFNKRLNECFDEGAQIILLSHTNTSKAREIMALSKAHNANAMGASKLTLTPLCGLNLDCIKALVSKADLLIGGDTGITHLAWALGRDSITLFGNTPQERFKLIGARNLALSANTNARYKKDDFSINLIPPYEIATYAMGILRESNEIKSL